From a single Crateriforma spongiae genomic region:
- a CDS encoding PHB depolymerase family esterase: protein MMPTIRLLGYSLALFCVTPLLADSFSVHVPPSANGSQLQIGVTFNLWIPDDTATLRGVVVHQHGCGEGACRSGETAATDLHWQALARKWDCALLSPRYHQSQDQDCRLWCDPRQGSGKAFVAALEQLADQSRHPELARVPWCLWGHSGGGFWASLMQMEYPQRIVAIWFQSGTAHSRWVSGEIEAPSIPNAAMGIPMIANPGFKERDHQRFNVAYSGCYEMVKDYRQRGAPIAFTPDPKSGHETRDSRYLAIPFFDACLAMRLPGKPGTADLKPVDLNGGVLVPLHENYQDVTQLSPIRPQNPSTANWLPNQDLALKWAEFIRTGEVADTTPPPQPKMVSAEGNQVRWQAEADLESGIAAFVILKDGSRIGRVPEESKSQFGRPLFQGNTYHDTPAFDAPEMEFLDPSGTPGRYQVITVNSVGLESQPTATE, encoded by the coding sequence ATGATGCCGACGATACGGTTGCTTGGTTATTCGCTTGCGCTTTTTTGCGTCACCCCGCTGCTCGCAGATTCCTTTTCGGTCCATGTGCCCCCATCAGCCAACGGGTCGCAGTTGCAAATCGGTGTCACTTTTAATCTGTGGATTCCGGATGACACCGCGACGTTGCGCGGCGTCGTTGTGCATCAGCATGGATGCGGCGAAGGCGCTTGCCGAAGCGGGGAAACGGCGGCGACGGATTTACACTGGCAAGCCTTGGCACGCAAATGGGACTGCGCGTTGCTCAGTCCCCGCTACCACCAGAGCCAAGATCAGGATTGCCGATTGTGGTGCGATCCGCGTCAGGGGTCGGGAAAAGCCTTTGTTGCCGCGCTCGAGCAACTGGCCGATCAGTCACGACATCCCGAACTGGCACGCGTTCCCTGGTGTTTGTGGGGACATTCCGGTGGTGGTTTCTGGGCCAGTCTGATGCAGATGGAATATCCGCAGCGGATCGTTGCGATCTGGTTCCAATCGGGAACGGCGCACAGTCGCTGGGTGTCTGGTGAAATCGAAGCTCCATCGATTCCGAACGCTGCCATGGGGATCCCGATGATTGCCAACCCGGGGTTTAAGGAGCGTGATCACCAGCGGTTCAACGTTGCCTACAGCGGTTGCTACGAGATGGTCAAAGACTATCGGCAACGCGGCGCACCGATCGCGTTCACACCCGATCCGAAGTCTGGACACGAGACACGAGATTCACGCTATTTGGCGATCCCGTTTTTTGACGCCTGTTTGGCAATGCGTTTGCCGGGAAAGCCAGGGACGGCCGATTTGAAACCGGTTGACTTGAACGGCGGAGTCTTGGTTCCGTTGCACGAGAATTATCAAGACGTGACTCAGCTTTCACCCATCCGTCCTCAGAATCCTTCGACCGCGAATTGGCTGCCCAATCAAGACTTGGCACTGAAATGGGCTGAGTTCATTCGCACGGGTGAAGTTGCCGACACGACCCCGCCGCCGCAGCCGAAGATGGTTTCGGCCGAAGGTAACCAAGTGCGGTGGCAAGCCGAAGCGGACTTGGAATCGGGAATTGCGGCGTTTGTGATCTTGAAGGACGGCAGCCGAATCGGCCGTGTTCCTGAGGAATCGAAAAGTCAATTTGGACGCCCACTGTTTCAAGGAAACACGTATCACGACACGCCTGCGTTTGACGCTCCTGAAATGGAATTCCTGGATCCCAGCGGAACGCCCGGGCGGTACCAAGTCATCACAGTCAATAGCGTGGGCCTGGAAAGTCAGCCAACCGCTACCGAATGA
- a CDS encoding prenyltransferase/squalene oxidase repeat-containing protein: protein MRFSLACVTIGCVLQWMGVIATGESSAQEIVPATDPQSLPSIETIDSGQVDASLARGIAFLIEDQNPNGSWGSATKTKGLNIFAPVPGAHHAFRAGTTSLCLSALLETAPEDDKAAQASIDRAEDWLFEHISHLRRATGDAIYNVWGHCYAIQALVRLHQRHDGDAEKQQRIVKLLNEQFERLQRYESVDGGWGYYDFRYQANQPTSDSISFVNGAILVALAEANEIGVKPPDRMVDRAIAALQRQQKPDFSYLYGEYLKDRPAREINRPGGSLGRSQCCNVALRMWNQPEVTDDVLSKWLTRLYLRNGWLDIGRKRPIPHESWMQVAGYFYYFGHYYGAFALEQLPAKQQKRFAPYLAKLMLDRQEKNGSWWDYPLYDYHRPYGTAFALMTLHRCR from the coding sequence ATGAGATTTTCGCTAGCCTGCGTGACGATCGGCTGTGTTTTGCAGTGGATGGGCGTCATCGCTACCGGTGAATCGTCGGCGCAGGAAATCGTTCCGGCGACCGACCCACAGTCGCTGCCGAGCATCGAGACGATCGATTCGGGTCAGGTGGATGCGTCGCTTGCACGCGGGATCGCCTTTCTGATCGAAGACCAGAACCCCAACGGTTCGTGGGGATCGGCGACAAAAACCAAAGGATTGAACATTTTCGCTCCCGTTCCGGGCGCCCACCATGCGTTTCGGGCTGGCACGACTTCGTTGTGCTTGAGTGCGTTGTTGGAAACAGCACCTGAGGATGACAAGGCGGCCCAAGCGTCGATCGATCGAGCCGAAGATTGGCTTTTCGAGCACATTTCCCATCTGCGTCGGGCGACCGGTGATGCGATCTACAACGTGTGGGGACACTGTTATGCGATCCAGGCCCTGGTGCGATTGCACCAGCGGCACGATGGAGATGCGGAAAAGCAACAACGGATTGTGAAATTGCTGAACGAGCAATTCGAGCGTTTGCAAAGATACGAATCGGTAGACGGTGGATGGGGTTACTACGACTTTCGCTATCAAGCGAATCAGCCGACATCGGATTCGATCAGTTTCGTCAATGGTGCGATTTTGGTCGCCCTTGCCGAAGCAAACGAAATCGGCGTCAAACCACCAGATCGAATGGTGGATCGTGCGATCGCGGCGCTTCAGCGTCAGCAGAAACCTGATTTCTCGTATCTGTACGGCGAGTACTTGAAAGACCGTCCGGCTCGTGAGATCAATCGTCCTGGTGGGAGTCTTGGACGAAGCCAGTGCTGCAACGTGGCGCTACGAATGTGGAATCAGCCGGAGGTCACCGATGACGTTTTATCGAAATGGCTGACGCGACTGTACTTGCGAAATGGCTGGCTGGACATCGGACGAAAACGTCCCATCCCTCATGAGTCATGGATGCAGGTCGCGGGATACTTCTATTACTTCGGGCACTACTACGGCGCATTTGCTTTGGAGCAATTGCCGGCGAAACAGCAGAAGCGTTTCGCCCCATATTTGGCGAAACTGATGTTGGACCGACAGGAAAAGAATGGTTCGTGGTGGGATTACCCGCTGTACGACTACCATCGCCCGTACGGCACCGCGTTCGCCTTGATGACATTGCATCGATGTCGATAG
- a CDS encoding efflux RND transporter periplasmic adaptor subunit, with translation MKFRTFSFMWLLVTALPLLADSPAEQEKQSDNKADPKTATEVSPPIKLDGIFQAVRQSELMVDNEQLTEFKLLRILPHGTTVKAGAPVIWFDTDGLDEKLEKAETEYRLAELQMEADEFAYEQFLESQELDRDAAKRARDNARSDYDHFMKTQLEREIADAKQDLKSAEFSVESAKEELDQLTQMYEEDDLTEESEEIVLRRAQFTYESAMHRLTNSKIRIRRSLDVLIPRREASQEETLDRALMRYDKAMHDLDIAQRKRELEMERKREDVEETLRDYEQMREERKDVVLKAPHDGIVLHGKLNRGKLSDKPVSWSPGSKLANRTVIATIADPAKLQVRVDLPEQHRALIEPGKPVTLTAKAMPDVSFAAKVREVAEVPYVPGKFDCVISVPMRKVSGVRPTMACEVEIEQQVQDDE, from the coding sequence ATGAAATTCCGAACATTCTCATTCATGTGGTTGTTGGTAACCGCATTACCGCTGCTTGCAGATTCGCCGGCGGAACAAGAAAAACAATCTGACAATAAGGCGGACCCGAAGACGGCCACCGAGGTGTCACCGCCGATCAAACTGGACGGGATCTTTCAAGCGGTGCGTCAGTCGGAATTGATGGTCGACAACGAGCAACTGACGGAATTCAAGCTGCTGCGGATTTTGCCGCACGGAACGACCGTCAAAGCCGGGGCTCCCGTTATCTGGTTCGATACCGATGGGTTGGACGAAAAACTAGAGAAAGCCGAAACGGAATATCGACTTGCCGAACTGCAAATGGAAGCTGATGAGTTTGCGTACGAACAGTTTCTTGAGTCACAGGAGCTTGACCGTGACGCGGCCAAACGGGCGCGAGACAATGCCCGCAGCGACTATGACCATTTCATGAAGACACAGTTGGAACGCGAGATTGCCGACGCGAAGCAGGATCTAAAGTCCGCTGAGTTTTCTGTCGAGAGCGCGAAGGAAGAACTCGACCAACTGACACAGATGTACGAGGAAGATGATCTGACCGAGGAGTCCGAGGAGATTGTCTTGCGTCGCGCCCAATTCACTTACGAATCGGCGATGCACCGTCTGACGAACTCCAAGATCCGCATCCGACGTTCTTTGGACGTGTTGATCCCACGCCGCGAAGCCAGTCAAGAAGAAACGCTGGACCGGGCGTTGATGCGGTACGACAAGGCGATGCACGATTTGGACATCGCCCAACGCAAACGCGAACTGGAGATGGAAAGAAAGCGAGAGGACGTCGAAGAAACGCTGCGCGACTATGAACAGATGCGTGAAGAACGCAAGGACGTGGTTCTAAAGGCACCGCACGACGGAATCGTTTTGCACGGCAAGCTCAATCGGGGCAAACTGTCTGACAAACCGGTTTCGTGGTCGCCCGGCAGCAAGCTGGCAAATCGAACGGTGATTGCGACCATCGCCGATCCGGCCAAACTGCAGGTGCGTGTCGATCTTCCCGAACAGCACCGGGCATTGATAGAGCCTGGCAAGCCGGTGACGCTGACCGCCAAAGCGATGCCTGACGTCAGTTTTGCCGCAAAGGTGCGTGAGGTTGCCGAAGTGCCTTACGTTCCCGGGAAATTCGACTGCGTGATTTCCGTTCCGATGAGGAAGGTGTCCGGTGTTCGTCCGACGATGGCGTGCGAAGTCGAAATCGAACAGCAAGTGCAGGATGACGAATGA
- a CDS encoding Gfo/Idh/MocA family protein has product MDLKRNCQRDRRLFLKTGVAAATACAIGRPTRADDVSPNERITIGIMGLNGRGSAIMKGMLASGQVDVAYLCDVDERAMQRAAKIASEKQSLTPKMIGDFRQILDDPSVDALICAAPNHWHSPATIMACGAGKHVYVEKPCSHTPAEGELAIAAARKNDRIVQMGNQRRSWPGIIEAIQKVHQGDIGKTLYSRTWYNNRRQSIGIGKQTDPPAWLDWELWQGPAPRRPFKDNVVHYNWHWHWHWGNGELGNNGVHAIDVARWGLQVDYPIQVTAGGGKYRHDDDQETPDTMMVTYDFPNQKSITWEGLSWSPLGPHDSQFGISLHGTEGSIVIRGGGYVQYDMKGQEVAAGSGAAGDQDHFEDFLMGVREHRRTNSDIEGAHKSTLLCHLGNIAYRTSGTLKTNGGNGHLVQNAEAESYWSREYARGWEPKV; this is encoded by the coding sequence ATGGACCTGAAACGCAACTGTCAACGCGATCGTAGACTCTTTTTGAAAACGGGGGTCGCCGCCGCAACTGCCTGCGCAATCGGCCGGCCGACACGTGCCGATGATGTCTCGCCGAACGAACGAATCACGATCGGCATCATGGGGCTTAACGGTCGTGGGTCCGCAATCATGAAAGGCATGCTTGCCAGCGGACAAGTTGACGTGGCCTATTTATGCGACGTCGATGAACGAGCTATGCAGCGGGCAGCCAAAATTGCCAGCGAGAAGCAATCTTTGACGCCGAAAATGATTGGCGATTTCCGGCAGATTTTGGACGATCCATCCGTTGACGCATTGATCTGTGCCGCACCGAACCATTGGCATTCGCCCGCAACGATTATGGCGTGCGGCGCAGGAAAGCATGTGTATGTTGAAAAGCCCTGCAGCCATACACCGGCCGAAGGCGAGCTTGCGATCGCCGCGGCTCGCAAGAACGATCGTATCGTTCAAATGGGAAATCAACGCCGATCTTGGCCCGGCATCATCGAAGCAATTCAAAAGGTTCATCAAGGCGACATCGGCAAAACGCTTTACTCGCGGACTTGGTACAACAATCGTCGCCAGTCGATCGGGATCGGCAAACAAACCGATCCGCCCGCTTGGTTGGACTGGGAGCTTTGGCAGGGCCCCGCACCCAGGCGACCGTTCAAAGACAACGTGGTGCATTACAACTGGCACTGGCATTGGCACTGGGGAAACGGTGAACTTGGCAACAACGGCGTGCACGCCATTGATGTCGCGCGTTGGGGGTTGCAGGTCGACTATCCAATTCAAGTGACCGCAGGTGGTGGGAAGTATCGTCACGATGATGACCAAGAAACGCCCGACACGATGATGGTGACGTACGATTTCCCAAATCAGAAATCGATCACTTGGGAAGGTTTATCGTGGTCGCCACTCGGGCCGCATGATTCCCAATTTGGGATCAGCCTGCATGGCACCGAAGGCTCGATCGTGATTCGTGGTGGTGGATACGTTCAATACGACATGAAAGGACAGGAAGTCGCCGCGGGGTCCGGTGCCGCCGGTGACCAAGACCACTTTGAAGACTTTTTGATGGGCGTTCGCGAGCATCGCCGAACCAATTCGGATATCGAAGGAGCCCACAAGAGCACACTGCTTTGTCACCTGGGCAACATCGCCTATCGGACCAGCGGTACGCTGAAGACTAATGGAGGCAATGGGCATCTTGTCCAGAATGCCGAAGCAGAATCCTATTGGTCACGCGAATACGCCAGGGGTTGGGAGCCGAAAGTCTGA
- a CDS encoding Gfo/Idh/MocA family protein, which produces MPERKQLARLIIALFFCWSGFLGSTATCQESGANPANGIIRVGIIGLDTSHVPAFAREFNAVPANPDMMGCRVVAAYPYGSRTIESSYSRISKYTEAVQELGVTVVDSIPELLGQVDCVLLETNDGKPHLAQALEVFKAGKPVFIDKPVASNLAEVVAIYRAAQHYGVPMFSSSSLRYTDSAQAIRGGKIGKVLGCNAYSPASTEPSHTDLFWYGIHGVEILFTCMGTGCQSVSHTSTDGRELAVGIWDGGRIGTFHGMREGTKSYGGTAFGSDAIRPIGPYGGYKPLVLRIAKFFRTRKPPIDPAETIQLYAFMQAAAESTQRNGQAVTITEVMQVAESKADELLSDKLD; this is translated from the coding sequence ATGCCGGAACGAAAACAACTTGCACGGTTGATCATCGCTTTGTTCTTTTGCTGGTCCGGGTTCCTGGGATCGACCGCAACTTGCCAAGAAAGCGGTGCCAATCCAGCCAATGGCATCATTCGCGTCGGAATCATCGGCTTGGACACATCCCATGTTCCTGCGTTCGCTCGAGAGTTCAATGCGGTTCCGGCGAACCCCGACATGATGGGCTGTCGTGTTGTGGCGGCCTATCCGTACGGCAGTCGTACGATCGAGTCCAGCTACAGCCGCATCTCAAAGTACACCGAAGCGGTGCAGGAACTCGGCGTCACCGTGGTCGATTCGATTCCGGAACTGCTCGGGCAAGTCGATTGTGTATTGTTGGAAACCAACGACGGAAAGCCTCACCTTGCTCAAGCCCTTGAGGTATTCAAAGCCGGAAAGCCGGTTTTTATTGACAAGCCGGTTGCATCGAATCTGGCCGAGGTCGTCGCGATCTACCGTGCCGCGCAGCATTACGGCGTGCCGATGTTTTCCAGTTCATCGTTGCGCTACACCGACAGCGCCCAAGCGATCCGTGGCGGAAAGATCGGCAAGGTGCTGGGATGCAACGCTTACAGTCCCGCGTCGACAGAACCATCACACACGGATCTGTTTTGGTACGGGATCCACGGCGTCGAGATCCTTTTCACTTGCATGGGAACGGGGTGCCAATCGGTCAGCCACACCTCCACCGATGGCCGTGAGTTGGCCGTGGGGATTTGGGATGGGGGACGCATCGGAACGTTTCATGGCATGCGTGAAGGCACGAAAAGCTATGGCGGAACGGCTTTCGGATCCGACGCGATCAGGCCGATCGGCCCGTACGGTGGTTACAAGCCACTGGTGCTGCGGATTGCCAAGTTTTTCCGCACCCGAAAGCCGCCGATTGATCCGGCCGAAACGATCCAGTTGTACGCCTTCATGCAAGCGGCTGCCGAAAGCACACAACGCAACGGACAAGCCGTCACCATCACGGAAGTCATGCAAGTCGCCGAATCGAAAGCCGACGAACTGCTTTCGGACAAACTGGACTGA
- a CDS encoding sulfatase-like hydrolase/transferase, whose product MKNFLSLITATPIRAALLPAALFLCAVLVAMPVAKAQGADDRPNIVVVLCDDLGYGDLECYGHPIIKTPNLNALADGGIRFTDFYSAAPVCSPSRVGLLTGRSPNRAGVYDWIPPSQKPRPDAREQVHLQKGAVTIPALLKQAGYATCMAGKWHCNGKFNHPSQAQPDDFGFDHWLGTQNNASPSHQQPVNFVRNGQPIGKVDEFSCQFVVTEALDWLQDTADDEQPFFLYLPFHEPHEPVASPQELVQQYLPMAKNEDQAQYFANVANVDAAVGRLVKGLEELGQRENTLIIFTSDNGPETLKRYQRAKRSYGTPGPLRGMKLHTTDAGFRVAGIMNWPAKVAAGQIVSQPVSSLDFLPTFCLLAGSQPPQDLSLDGTDFRPALHGNKIDRKKPLVWCYYNAINECRVAMRSGNYKVLAKLNGGKIPLMQNITQKTYPSVRDAELTDIEIYDVTIDIGESDNLAGQDETLTQTLSQKIRSEYKALVEDSHVWTVAQQ is encoded by the coding sequence ATGAAAAACTTTCTCTCACTGATTACCGCGACACCAATTCGTGCCGCACTGCTTCCCGCCGCTCTATTTCTTTGTGCCGTACTGGTTGCCATGCCGGTCGCCAAGGCACAGGGTGCGGACGATCGTCCCAACATCGTCGTCGTCCTGTGCGACGATCTCGGCTATGGCGACCTTGAGTGCTACGGTCATCCGATCATCAAAACGCCAAACTTGAACGCCTTGGCCGATGGGGGTATTCGCTTTACCGACTTCTATTCGGCAGCGCCGGTTTGTTCACCTTCGCGTGTCGGCTTGCTGACCGGACGCAGCCCGAACCGAGCGGGAGTGTACGACTGGATTCCCCCATCGCAAAAGCCTCGGCCGGACGCACGCGAGCAGGTCCATCTGCAAAAGGGGGCAGTGACGATTCCCGCCTTGCTGAAACAGGCCGGGTATGCGACGTGCATGGCGGGTAAATGGCACTGCAACGGCAAGTTCAACCATCCGTCACAAGCTCAACCCGATGACTTTGGATTCGATCATTGGCTTGGCACTCAAAACAACGCATCGCCGTCACACCAGCAACCGGTCAACTTTGTTCGCAACGGTCAACCGATCGGCAAAGTCGACGAGTTCAGTTGCCAGTTTGTCGTTACCGAAGCACTGGATTGGCTTCAAGACACCGCAGACGACGAACAACCGTTTTTTCTGTACCTGCCGTTTCATGAACCACACGAACCAGTCGCATCTCCGCAGGAGTTGGTCCAACAGTACTTGCCGATGGCGAAGAACGAGGACCAAGCACAGTACTTTGCCAATGTCGCGAACGTCGACGCTGCCGTCGGGCGATTGGTAAAGGGATTGGAAGAATTGGGCCAGCGTGAAAACACGTTGATCATCTTTACCTCCGACAACGGCCCCGAAACACTCAAACGGTACCAACGTGCGAAACGTTCCTATGGAACCCCTGGACCGCTGCGGGGCATGAAATTGCACACCACGGATGCAGGATTTCGAGTCGCGGGGATCATGAATTGGCCGGCCAAGGTCGCCGCCGGACAAATCGTTTCCCAGCCTGTCTCGTCACTCGACTTCCTACCGACGTTCTGCTTGCTGGCCGGAAGCCAACCGCCCCAGGATCTTTCGCTTGATGGAACGGATTTCCGTCCGGCACTGCATGGGAACAAGATCGATCGCAAAAAGCCACTGGTTTGGTGCTACTACAACGCGATCAATGAATGTCGCGTAGCGATGCGATCGGGAAACTACAAAGTGCTGGCCAAGTTGAATGGTGGAAAAATACCGCTAATGCAAAACATCACCCAGAAAACTTATCCTTCGGTTCGTGATGCGGAACTGACCGACATCGAGATTTATGACGTGACCATCGACATCGGTGAGTCCGATAACTTGGCCGGCCAGGACGAAACGCTGACTCAAACCCTGAGCCAAAAGATTCGATCCGAATACAAAGCACTGGTTGAAGATTCCCATGTATGGACTGTTGCCCAGCAATAG
- a CDS encoding cysteine desulfurase family protein, which produces MIYLDHHATTPCDRRVVEAMLPWLTDHFGNPHSISHEFGRVAANAIQAAIDDLAANLDVPADNVVITSGATESNLLAIRGVLCHPRQQRRKLVTVTTEHPSVLDVAKEIQADGFDVTFVGVDDQGLVDQQQLASELDDDTALVSVMWANNEIGTIPDIQAIASLVHQHGALLHSDATQAVGRIAVHARRDDVDLISGSAHKFYGPKGVGFLTIGNGNRRVRIRPIQVGGGQQRGRRGGTMNPSSVIAMATALRLACDEMQAESEVRELRDLLWQTLSQQIDGLKINGPSLDTDSRLVGNLNVMVADIEGEAWMAATPEVAFSSGSACSSVDPSPSHVLTALGLSESQARRSVRFGIGRGNTEDEIRHAAGLLVKSYKRLSG; this is translated from the coding sequence ATGATCTACCTTGACCATCACGCCACGACGCCGTGCGATCGCCGTGTTGTCGAAGCGATGTTGCCTTGGTTGACGGACCATTTTGGCAATCCGCATAGCATTTCGCATGAATTCGGACGCGTTGCGGCCAACGCGATACAGGCGGCGATCGATGATTTGGCCGCCAACTTGGATGTGCCCGCCGACAACGTGGTGATCACCAGCGGCGCCACCGAAAGCAATCTGCTGGCGATTCGCGGCGTGTTGTGTCATCCCAGGCAACAGCGGCGGAAATTGGTCACCGTGACGACCGAGCACCCGTCGGTGCTGGACGTGGCTAAAGAAATCCAAGCGGACGGATTCGACGTGACTTTTGTCGGCGTGGACGATCAAGGCTTGGTCGATCAACAACAGCTTGCATCGGAGCTGGATGACGACACCGCTTTGGTCAGTGTGATGTGGGCCAACAACGAAATCGGCACCATCCCGGACATCCAAGCGATCGCAAGTCTGGTGCACCAGCACGGTGCGTTGCTGCACAGCGATGCGACGCAAGCCGTCGGACGCATTGCCGTGCATGCACGACGGGATGATGTTGATCTGATCAGTGGATCGGCGCACAAGTTCTATGGCCCCAAGGGCGTCGGTTTTTTGACCATTGGCAACGGGAATCGACGCGTCCGGATCCGGCCCATTCAGGTCGGCGGCGGGCAACAACGCGGCCGCCGTGGCGGGACCATGAATCCATCGTCGGTCATCGCGATGGCGACCGCCCTGCGTTTGGCCTGCGATGAGATGCAGGCCGAATCCGAGGTTCGCGAGCTTCGTGATCTACTGTGGCAAACGCTGTCACAGCAAATTGACGGACTGAAAATCAATGGCCCATCGCTTGATACGGATAGCCGTTTAGTCGGCAATCTGAACGTGATGGTCGCCGACATTGAAGGCGAAGCCTGGATGGCGGCAACGCCCGAAGTGGCTTTTAGCAGTGGTTCGGCATGCAGCAGCGTCGATCCGTCGCCCAGTCATGTCTTGACCGCACTTGGACTCAGCGAATCTCAGGCACGACGCAGCGTTCGCTTCGGTATCGGACGCGGAAACACGGAAGATGAGATCCGCCACGCCGCGGGTCTTCTGGTGAAGTCGTACAAACGGTTGTCTGGCTGA